One genomic window of Anaerofustis stercorihominis DSM 17244 includes the following:
- the pepV gene encoding dipeptidase PepV: MDINKKVKSYEENMINDIKRLVSIKSVEEEPKEGMPFGEGPAKALNEALKIAEELGFKTKNLDNYCGYAEVGEGEELIGILGHVDVVPEGDGWDNDPYTPVIKDGVIYARGANDDKGPVIASLYAVKVLMDMGTKLNKRIRVIFGANEETGFRCMEHYKEVEEDLTMGFSPDAAFPVIFGEKGICQINIKGKYEDDKKIKIIELKGGEAANVVIPKMIVTLENDSDIDIETKFMEYIKEHKLTGEVLEKKDNKITLRLNAVSAHASTPWEGKNAGSYLMEFLGSVMKDNTLVNNYNDLIGKDYLGENSGLKMEDEYGPLTFNTGVMEAKDGELKLTIDIRYPLTEDFEKVFNILKKSFSETGYEFEVIEHKAPLYVEPDSPLVKTLQSAYEEVTGDSKNKPYTLGGGTYARAFDNVVAFGALLPDDDENAHQSNETFKVSTLLTATEVYVNALEKLLKL, translated from the coding sequence ATGGATATAAATAAAAAAGTAAAATCATATGAAGAAAATATGATAAATGATATCAAAAGGCTTGTAAGCATAAAAAGTGTAGAGGAAGAGCCAAAAGAAGGAATGCCTTTCGGAGAAGGTCCCGCCAAAGCACTTAACGAGGCACTAAAAATAGCCGAAGAACTGGGATTTAAAACAAAAAATCTAGATAACTACTGCGGATATGCAGAAGTCGGAGAAGGGGAAGAGCTAATAGGTATATTGGGACATGTTGATGTAGTACCCGAAGGTGACGGATGGGATAACGACCCATATACACCTGTAATTAAAGACGGTGTTATTTACGCCAGGGGTGCAAATGACGATAAAGGTCCTGTCATAGCTTCACTTTATGCCGTAAAAGTACTTATGGATATGGGAACCAAACTTAATAAAAGAATAAGAGTGATTTTTGGTGCAAATGAAGAAACAGGATTTAGATGTATGGAGCATTACAAGGAAGTCGAAGAAGATTTAACTATGGGATTTTCTCCCGATGCGGCATTCCCTGTAATCTTCGGAGAAAAAGGTATCTGCCAAATAAATATAAAAGGTAAATACGAAGATGACAAAAAAATAAAAATAATAGAATTAAAAGGCGGGGAAGCCGCAAATGTAGTTATCCCTAAAATGATAGTCACTTTAGAAAATGACAGCGATATCGATATCGAAACTAAGTTCATGGAATATATTAAAGAACATAAGCTAACCGGAGAAGTGCTAGAAAAGAAAGATAATAAAATAACACTAAGACTAAATGCAGTGTCTGCTCATGCATCGACTCCGTGGGAGGGTAAAAATGCAGGAAGCTATTTAATGGAATTCTTAGGCTCTGTAATGAAAGATAATACTCTTGTAAATAACTATAACGACCTTATAGGAAAAGATTATTTGGGCGAGAACTCCGGTCTTAAAATGGAAGATGAATACGGACCCCTTACATTCAATACGGGGGTTATGGAAGCTAAGGACGGAGAGTTAAAATTAACCATTGACATACGTTATCCACTGACAGAAGATTTTGAAAAAGTATTTAATATACTTAAGAAATCATTCAGCGAAACGGGATATGAATTTGAAGTAATAGAACATAAAGCTCCTCTTTATGTTGAGCCGGACTCTCCTTTGGTTAAAACTCTTCAAAGTGCATATGAAGAAGTAACGGGAGACAGTAAAAACAAGCCATATACACTTGGCGGAGGAACTTATGCAAGAGCATTCGATAATGTAGTTGCATTCGGTGCACTTTTGCCTGATGACGATGAAAATGCTCATCAAAGCAATGAAACCTTTAAAGTTTCTACTTTGCTTACCGCTACTGAGGTGTATGTAAACGCACTTGAAAAATTACTAAAATTATAA